The nucleotide window GTGCTTAGGGCCTGGCTTCGATGAGATGGCGAAGACAGCCGTAGCCAAGACAAAGTCCTGGGTAAGAGTATCGCTGGAAGCCTTGCGAATGATTGGCAGAAGAGTGCGCGGCGTCAGTAGATTGGTATTGGGATCCGTCTTCATCACCTCGCCGGTTGTGGACTCAAAAGGTCCTGGGGGTGATAAGTCCatgatgccgctggcgccggctgCAGACAGGACGAAAGCCGCCTTCGATGTTTCGAAAGCGCCTTCACTGCCGTCTGTGATGTTATAGGCACTCAACGGCGTGTCCGGCCCGCCCTGAGCACGGCCATTCCATAGGGAACGGCCATCggagcggcgtcggccatcAATCGCGAATCCGCCTTCCACAGCTGTAAATGATTCGCCTTGTCGGAGCCCAGAGCCCACAGATCGCACGCGGTGTACACGCACATGCCAATCAGGCCACTGACTGCAAGGCGCAACGAGGGTCGTCTCTACCTCTAGGGCTCTCttccgccatggccgccagcgatTCACCATCGCGGGGACCATCTCGCCGTTTACGGGCACCTCAATGGTGGTGGTTTCTCCGACAGATATCCATCGCACCGCCCAAGtatcgccatcgtcaagaCTCAAGGCAAGCGTGTTATCGGGCGCGATCTGATTGATGGTGCCGCCCGCTGGGACGCTGAAACCAAAGGACGACGAGTATGCAAACTTGGAGTACTTGGCCTCTGGCACCTTCATCGGCCACACGGCAAATGGCCCCGATGAGAGCAGGAAATGGTGACTGCCGCCCTCGTGGTTACAGAGGATCTGGCGCGCGGGCTTGACCAAGTCTACTCCGGCGACATGAACTGGCGGCTGCTTGCCTGTGTCGTGTAGAAGTGGGTGGGCGAgttcctcggcggcccaAAAGGGGTGCGCGGCAGGCAGAGCGGCCACGATTAGCGATTTGAGCGCCCAGTATGGCGACTGAGGGGAGTTGTAGGGTTCGGCCATGTACATGTTCGGATACACGAAACCAATGTTGAGCGTGCCGTCTGGCCAAAAGATGCCCTCGGAGTTGGTAGCCCACCAACGCAAGTTTCGGAGCAGCATGCCCTTGATAGCGCCGTGGGACATCAGAGGGTCACTGTCGTCACAAAGCCCAGCACATGCAAACGCGGCATAGAAGCCGCTCATGGCGAAACGGTAAGTAAGGGACCTGCCGAACGGGATACCAGCGCCTGCAGGACCGGACAATCAGCACATCGTGGTACGCATAAGGAACGATGTGCCAAAGCGGCACGGGTGCTTACCATCGCAGTCAAAGTATCTCCAGAACGTGCGACTGAACTGCCTAGCCCTTTCTCGATACTTTGCCGCCCTGCTCgggtcgaggtcggccgccAACTTAGAGTACAACAGCTGGCTGAACTGGATGGCGAAACTGCCGGAATAGTAGTCGGCGTGACGCCCGTAGGCTGCACTCGGTCCGGCTCCCTCATCCTCTGGATCTTCTGTGACCGGTCGCCATGGGCCGTCGGCCGACCATCCATCGCCAATGTCAAACGAGTCGAGGGTCTGGAGGTCCCTTTCCATCAACGGCCACAGCTGCTCCTTGGAACGGCCGCAGACTTTGATGAGGGCTAGATTCGACATGACGCGGAACCAGCGCCAGTTATTCTCCGGCATCGCTTTGCCGTTCAAGCCGTACAACCAGTTGGCCAAATGCTCTTTGCAATCATCCGATAATGGGTCGTAGAGAGCACGCGGTGCCGTCAGGAGGGCAAAGGAGATGATCTCGGCTTCGACCATCCTTTGATCCATGTCGACAATGTCCCCCCAAAACTCTGGGGACGACGGGTCGACGCCATATTGCAGCCCGTCTATCCACGGCTGGAGCAGCGAATTGTGTGCATCAATCCCTCCAGTTGCGTCTGGTTCCGACAATAGCGCTCCGACAACCCATAGTGGCCGCGCATAACCCTCTAATTGTGCGGCTAGATCGTCGAAATGAGCTGCCGATTCTACTGGGATCCTGACGCGCGCGTGGTGCTTGGAGAAGTAGGGGAGCAGGGGATGCAGAAGAGCCTCGCATGCCCGGGTGATGTCGGTCTTTGTGTGCAGCGGGTTGTCCGAGAAGCCTGCGAGAGTCGGCATCGTGATTCGTAACGTCGTGTAGCTTCGGACACTGCACGACTCACAGTGGACCGAGGGTCCAGGCCGCCGTTCATCTACACGGCGGTTAGGTTGGTCAACTTATAAGTTCCACCGCCAGCTTGTCCAGCCCCACGCTGCTCTTCAAAGTACCCGCATCAGCTGTACCCAACCTGTGGTCTTTCTGTTCGCCCCTTCACCATCGCATTGTCCAACCTGAATGTGATGAGTTGTGAAACGAAATGGCGTGGGTCAACGCCGAAATACCATCACTTTTTTTTCCCGTCGCGATGACAATGatttgtcgacggcgtcttggcctgATCATCCAACCGATCGACGACAAACCGTCACTGACCCGTCTCACTCTGTGAAGGCCAGAAATGGCCCCCACGTTGCAGCGGTGCACCGGCCTGCGGAGTGCGGACCagcttcggcgccgcctccggaCCAACTCGCCGTCGATCTTGCTGTTGCACCTTTGTCCATGTTCCACCTCCCTCGACGCAACAGCGCTGCCAATGGCTCCTGCAGCAGTAATCCGCGTGCACCATCCTGCTGCGGACCAAGTGAAGGGCCGACACAGACTTGATGCCTCCAGTCGGGAAAGGGGACCATAAATGGAGCCCTAGCAGATGGTAATGAGGCGAAATGCAAGTGAAATACCTTTCTACTTAAGCTGCCGAGCTCCAGGATTCACAGCCCCGACACAGCGAGCGCCCTCACTTGCGTACCTGTATAACAAAGCATACTCGATTGAAGAAAATGGGCAGCCTCACGCCTTCCTCTCTCAATGGCGTGGCAGCCACGAACGGAGAAGGAAAGCAAGTCAATGGCGGCAAGCTCTCACGCTCCGTCGAAGCACGAGCCGATCGCAACGGCGCAACCAAAATTGCGACTGTTCCTTCGCAGTTGAGGAACCTGTACTCCGACAACGCGATCCTCAAACTTTGGAAGACGGCGACTGAGCACCTTGGACGGAAGGTTGGTGTTTCGAACTGCGGCACGACTTCGTGTACAGAAACACCTGTGAACTAGCCTGGCTGACATTCGCGTAGAATCCCCCGGAAACCTTCCCCGAAACCGTGCCGCAGTCTGGACCCGATTTCGGGGTGTATCAATATCGTGACGCCGAGTTCTGGACATGCGGGTTCTTCCCGGGGAGCCTGTACTGCCTTTTGGAGAGGTCGATCAAGTACCCCCAGCATTTtctcaagggcggcggcgacggcaatgACACCGTCACCGCAGAGTCGCGACAACAGCTCCGGGAGGGCCTTCTCCAAGTGTGCCGCGACTGGGCGCAGCCGCTGCACCAAATGGCATACAGAACCGACACCCACGATATTGGGTTCATAGTTGAGCCGGCGCTGAGGCGTGACTACGAGCTGACGGGGAATGTAAAGAGCCTGGAATCAATTCTGACCGCAGCCGAGAGTCTGGCGAGTCGCTACAACGAGAAGACTTTGGCCATCAGAAGCTGGGACACCTTCGTGAACAATTGCCACGGGTTCTCAAGCAAAGAAGGATGCTTTCTTGTCATCATCGACAGCATGTGCAGTAAGCCATCCTCGTCCAAAATTTCGGTTGCAGGTCATTGACGTACTAACCATGGCTACTACAGACCTTGACCTGCTGTACTACGCTGGGCACCATGCTTCGTCGCAACGACTCATCGACATCGCCACGACGCATGCACACACTGTGCGGGAAACGCATCTGCGGGAGCTACCGTCCGAAGACTCCATGTATACTCAATATTCGACCTGTCACGTCGCCAACCTCTGCCCGGAAACGGGCAAGGTGTCGCAGCGCCTCACAGCGCAGGGCTACGCAGACGACTCCACGTGGGCAAGAGGGCAAGCTTGGGGAATCTTGGGTTATGCGCAAACATACAACTGGACCAAGGACCCCGTATTTCTTGCGACGGCCTGCGGTCTGGCCGAGCATTTCATCAAGCGCATGGAGTCAGCGCCATCGTCAGTCGAGGTGACCCTGGAGAACGGCACCAAGACTGGACGCTATGTTCCTCTGTGGGACTTTGATGCCCCCATTGATGAGAGCGACCCTCTGCGGGACAGCTCCGCCGGCATGATTGCTGCAAATGGCCTGTTGTTGCTTCACAGCTCGTTGAATGCCGTGGGTGATGCGGCAGGCGCCCGCAGGTTTTTTGATGCGGCAATTCGCATTGTCAAGGAGACGCTCGAGCTGTGCTATAGCACCGACGAGCTGAGGCTGGTCGTCAGGGATGGAGAGGATGGGCGGGCAACCATTGCCGCTGAACACGAGGGTGGTGGGGGTGGCTCGTCCGAACCACCATTCGATGCGATATTGAAGCGTGCCACTGCCAACTTCAACCGGGACTGGACGGACAAGTACGCGAACCATGGGCTTGTGTATGGAGACTACTATCTTCTCGAATTCGGCAATAGACTGCTGCAGGCGGGTATATGCTGAGTGGAATGAGAGGCAGCCTCTCATTCGCATTCAACGTGGGAGAAGCAGACATTGGCATCAATCATAGATTCTTTAGACGGGCCAGTTTCTATGGTCTACTTTGTACGGTGGCGTGTGTTCATTTAGCTTCAATCGCATCTGGAAGGCAATATTGACACATGACATAGATGTACGTTGCCGCGATTCTGCGCAAAATCGAATGAGGGCTGATGCGGCGCGGATCATGTTCAATGAGTCTGCTTAAAGCCCATCGGACCAGCCGCGGTGACCAGCGTCCGCAAGCTGTTGGGCTTCGGTCCGCTCTATGCGCAGCGTCTGCATACTTCCAGTTGTGAAAGTCAAAAGGAACCCAGCTTGTGGGGGCGTCCGGGGTGCGGAGGCGTAGCCTGACAGTCCCCGGATTCCGGGATTGACTGGAGATGTCTAGATTCCTCAACTCGTGTTAGTCGGTCTTCACACGAGATGCGGCGCTCGCTTTGGAGGCGGGGAATAAAATCAGGTGCGGGAAATGGCAATTGAGACGAGGGGGATTCCAGACTACTAACATCAACACCCACAGTCACTTGTTTAGCGTTGCGTCCGATGGGACAGTCTCCGGGTGCGTCACGGCCCTGACCGCCGAGCGCTAACTCCCCAGGCGACAGGGGGCTTGACTCCGGGGCCGATGCGGAGAGGCACCGTCTGCCCAGaacacgacggcggcgctcatggctttcgccgccgcgggggggaaGGCTCGCTTGTTGGTAAACTCCAAGCCGAGAACGACACGCTCGCCACTGGGCAGCCGTGGTTCGACCCGAGCCTGGAAGGGGTATGTATATACATGCATGCTCGCATCTTCTCACATTTCCGAAGCCATGAGCGCCATCGCCACTGCGACACGCACCAGCTCCTGTTGCCAAATCAAGGCGTGGCCCAACGAGTTGCGCAAAGCAACATTGCATTGAAGTCTTTCTTCACCAGCTTCCCCCCCGCGCAGCGAGCGGCCAAAGACCATGCCGGCCCCAATTGCGGACTCGCCTGCATGGCGAGCCTCTGATGACAACAAGATACCAGAGAGCCACGAGATCGTGCATCACGACAATGTGCACCACGACGTCGTCCCCTCCGCGGATGGCCTTGCCGAGGCTCTCGCTACCGACAAGCTTGATCCTTGGAGCAAGCCTCTGCTGCAGCTCTACGTCTACGCCATGATAGCCTTTCTTTGCTCTACCATGAACGGTTCGTACCATCAGAGACGCGTCCAGACGCCACACTCTCTCCGTTGCGCAGGTcaactgactgactgactctCCTGCAGGTTATGACGGGTCCATCTTTGGCTCTCTGCCCGCAATGGACGGCTTCCGAGAGCGCTTTCAGGTAGAAAAGACGGGCTCCAAGCTGGGCTACATCTCGGCCATGTACACTGTCGGCACCATTGCGTCCCTCCCCGTCACCGGTCCCGCGTGCGACTTTCGCGGTCGCCGCATGGGAATCTTCATCGGGAGCGTCATCGTCATTGCCAGCACCATCCTGTCCGGCCTGGCCAAGAACACGCCTCAATTCGTGGCCGGCCGTTTCTTCCTCGGCTTTGGCGTCAGCATCACTCGCGCGGCCAGCTCCATTTGGATCGCCGAGATATCGCCCCCCAACTATCGCGGCGTCCTGACGGCGTTTTACAACTGCACGTATGCCGTGGGGGCCCTCATGGCCGCTGGCGTCACCCGCGGCTCGGTGCAGTacggaggcgacgccgcctggcAGATTCCCGTCTGGTGCCAGATGATCTGCCCAGCCATCGTCTGCTTCTCTGTTTTGAGCTTCCCCGAGTCACCGCGGTGGATGTTTGCCAACCATCGCGAGGAGCAGGCCCTGGCTTTCCTTACCAAGTACcacggcgcaggcaggccggACCACCCCCTCGTTCGTCTTCAGATGGATGAATACCGCCAGGTCATCACGC belongs to Purpureocillium takamizusanense chromosome 1, complete sequence and includes:
- a CDS encoding uncharacterized protein (COG:S~CAZy:GH154~EggNog:ENOG503NZ89); this translates as MPTLAGFSDNPLHTKTDITRACEALLHPLLPYFSKHHARVRIPVESAAHFDDLAAQLEGYARPLWVVGALLSEPDATGGIDAHNSLLQPWIDGLQYGVDPSSPEFWGDIVDMDQRMVEAEIISFALLTAPRALYDPLSDDCKEHLANWLYGLNGKAMPENNWRWFRVMSNLALIKVCGRSKEQLWPLMERDLQTLDSFDIGDGWSADGPWRPVTEDPEDEGAGPSAAYGRHADYYSGSFAIQFSQLLYSKLAADLDPSRAAKYRERARQFSRTFWRYFDCDGAGIPFGRSLTYRFAMSGFYAAFACAGLCDDSDPLMSHGAIKGMLLRNLRWWATNSEGIFWPDGTLNIGFVYPNMYMAEPYNSPQSPYWALKSLIVAALPAAHPFWAAEELAHPLLHDTGKQPPVHVAGVDLVKPARQILCNHEGGSHHFLLSSGPFAVWPMKVPEAKYSKFAYSSSFGFSVPAGGTINQIAPDNTLALSLDDGDTWAVRWISVGETTTIEVPVNGEMVPAMVNRWRPWRKRALEVETTLVAPCSQWPDWHVRVHRVRSVGSGLRQGESFTAVEGGFAIDGRRRSDGRSLWNGRAQGGPDTPLSAYNITDGSEGAFETSKAAFVLSAAGASGIMDLSPPGPFESTTGEVMKTDPNTNLLTPRTLLPIIRKASSDTLTQDFVLATAVFAISSKPGPKHRATDNLGHRWAQTPRISWDQGGHFALA
- a CDS encoding uncharacterized protein (COG:G~EggNog:ENOG503NW0P~CAZy:GH88) produces the protein MGSLTPSSLNGVAATNGEGKQVNGGKLSRSVEARADRNGATKIATVPSQLRNLYSDNAILKLWKTATEHLGRKNPPETFPETVPQSGPDFGVYQYRDAEFWTCGFFPGSLYCLLERSIKYPQHFLKGGGDGNDTVTAESRQQLREGLLQVCRDWAQPLHQMAYRTDTHDIGFIVEPALRRDYELTGNVKSLESILTAAESLASRYNEKTLAIRSWDTFVNNCHGFSSKEGCFLVIIDSMCNLDLLYYAGHHASSQRLIDIATTHAHTVRETHLRELPSEDSMYTQYSTCHVANLCPETGKVSQRLTAQGYADDSTWARGQAWGILGYAQTYNWTKDPVFLATACGLAEHFIKRMESAPSSVEVTLENGTKTGRYVPLWDFDAPIDESDPLRDSSAGMIAANGLLLLHSSLNAVGDAAGARRFFDAAIRIVKETLELCYSTDELRLVVRDGEDGRATIAAEHEGGGGGSSEPPFDAILKRATANFNRDWTDKYANHGLVYGDYYLLEFGNRLLQAGIC
- a CDS encoding uncharacterized protein (COG:P~EggNog:ENOG503PZVT~TransMembrane:11 (o61-83i104-121o133-151i163-181o225-244i315-336o356-373i382-404o410-429i450-472o478-498i)), giving the protein MPAPIADSPAWRASDDNKIPESHEIVHHDNVHHDVVPSADGLAEALATDKLDPWSKPLLQLYVYAMIAFLCSTMNGYDGSIFGSLPAMDGFRERFQVEKTGSKLGYISAMYTVGTIASLPVTGPACDFRGRRMGIFIGSVIVIASTILSGLAKNTPQFVAGRFFLGFGVSITRAASSIWIAEISPPNYRGVLTAFYNCTYAVGALMAAGVTRGSVQYGGDAAWQIPVWCQMICPAIVCFSVLSFPESPRWMFANHREEQALAFLTKYHGAGRPDHPLVRLQMDEYRQVITLNGSDKHWWDYSDLYKTRSARWRMFNALIPSVWGQCSGNAVVSYYLPAMLATAGLTKSDQVLNINLGYTAISAVAAYVGASLIEKMGRRPTCIWTSVACAICFAGITGGAGAYASTKSSTAASAGIAFIFIFGWCYNFGMTPLQALYPVECLSYEQRGKGIAFVFAFVHALAFINQFCFPIALQKIGWYTYIIFIGWDFMQATVSYFFSVETRRRSLEEMSEIFEADDPVKASLRKHVAHVHNDVEVREEK